The following are encoded in a window of Rubellicoccus peritrichatus genomic DNA:
- a CDS encoding ATP-binding protein: protein MEIIKGKQNKAQRIVVYGPEGIGKSTFGSKFPNPVFIDTEDSTDHLDVARTKKPASWTMILSQVEEVAKSEFKTLIIDTIDWAERQCIEYVCAVAGKSSIEDFGYGKGYTHLAEEFGKLLNLLNDVREKGINVVLLAHAHMRKFEQPDEIGAYDRWELKLTKKCSPLVKEWADMVLFANYKTFVIEDDKTKSKKAQGGRRVMRTSHHPCWDAKNRHGLADELDFEFSNIEHIFQGDDELAEFTESSSEELKMEREAINDPKVTEPQPTGTSIPFDNPGGFPTKLFELMQKDSISAKQIQKAVASKGYYPEATPIDRYADDFVDGVLIAAWPKVLEIIKELELDSVA from the coding sequence ATGGAAATTATAAAAGGAAAACAGAACAAGGCGCAGCGAATAGTTGTGTATGGTCCTGAGGGGATTGGAAAGAGTACATTTGGAAGCAAGTTTCCAAATCCCGTCTTCATCGACACAGAAGACTCAACAGATCACCTTGATGTAGCTCGCACAAAGAAACCCGCAAGCTGGACAATGATTCTATCTCAAGTTGAGGAAGTTGCAAAGTCTGAGTTTAAAACCTTGATCATCGATACGATTGATTGGGCAGAGAGGCAATGCATAGAATATGTATGTGCTGTCGCTGGCAAGAGCAGTATTGAAGATTTTGGATACGGCAAGGGGTATACTCACTTGGCAGAGGAATTTGGTAAGCTTTTAAATTTGCTGAATGATGTGCGGGAGAAGGGGATCAATGTTGTTTTGCTTGCCCATGCTCATATGCGCAAGTTTGAGCAGCCTGATGAGATTGGTGCTTACGACAGATGGGAGCTAAAGCTTACTAAGAAATGCTCTCCCCTAGTAAAGGAGTGGGCTGATATGGTTCTATTTGCAAATTACAAAACTTTTGTAATTGAAGATGATAAAACCAAAAGCAAGAAGGCCCAGGGCGGTCGTCGTGTTATGCGCACTTCTCATCATCCGTGCTGGGATGCGAAGAATCGCCATGGTCTAGCCGATGAGCTAGATTTTGAATTCTCCAATATTGAGCATATCTTTCAGGGTGATGATGAACTAGCAGAGTTCACAGAGTCGTCTAGCGAAGAACTGAAAATGGAACGTGAAGCTATTAACGATCCTAAAGTTACCGAGCCTCAGCCCACGGGAACATCAATCCCATTTGATAACCCTGGAGGATTCCCGACTAAGCTATTTGAGTTAATGCAGAAGGATAGCATCTCGGCAAAGCAGATTCAAAAAGCCGTTGCAAGCAAGGGTTACTATCCTGAGGCAACACCGATTGACCGTTATGCTGATGATTTTGTAGACGGCGTCCTAATAGCTGCTTGGCCAAAGGTATTGGAGATTATCAAAGAACTGGAACTTGATTCAGTCGCCTAA
- a CDS encoding AAA family ATPase: MIAQIEPSDLINNPNIRVEDLCGDARELAEPLVKKAKKLSLSKFGKWTVLLIGDPGCGKSALAEIAANTIAEHRENILSYSGINVDVDLVRQWQRDFRIGSLYSGWRVLVIEEIDTVPARAQDLMLDVIDKLPECVAIIGTSNNHTENFSDRFQTRFTPLEVKSLTSEEIHEFAMRHWPRLDPSEVRKIAEGCNGNMRAALHDLQSLCDGF; the protein is encoded by the coding sequence ATGATTGCTCAAATAGAACCATCAGACTTGATCAACAATCCGAACATTAGAGTTGAGGACCTATGCGGAGATGCCAGAGAATTAGCTGAACCTCTCGTCAAGAAGGCTAAGAAGCTCAGTCTTAGCAAGTTTGGAAAATGGACCGTGCTTCTCATTGGTGATCCTGGTTGTGGAAAGTCAGCCTTAGCTGAAATTGCTGCCAATACAATAGCTGAGCACAGAGAGAACATACTCTCATATTCTGGGATCAATGTTGACGTGGATTTGGTTCGCCAATGGCAACGAGACTTTAGAATTGGGTCTCTTTATTCTGGTTGGCGTGTGCTCGTCATTGAGGAGATAGACACCGTACCAGCAAGGGCTCAAGATCTCATGCTTGATGTCATAGACAAGCTTCCCGAGTGCGTAGCGATTATTGGAACTAGCAACAACCATACGGAGAATTTCTCTGACAGGTTTCAAACCAGATTCACACCATTGGAAGTTAAGAGTCTGACATCCGAAGAGATTCACGAATTCGCAATGCGTCATTGGCCAAGGCTTGATCCTTCCGAAGTGAGAAAGATTGCCGAAGGCTGCAATGGTAACATGCGTGCTGCATTGCACGATCTTCAAAGCCTCTGTGATGGGTTCTAA
- a CDS encoding helix-turn-helix transcriptional regulator gives MASDITPESLKEWRKEQKMTQTEMGSLMGWEKLVVTNIETGRRKISDAEQRLLKLLIHGELPFNAPVSDDVLEFDQDEWGLIHRMAQREGYSDAKDWIVSKIRAYLSMLPKQSEDIPAIEDLKPDPIPAIPGAASKPTYTLEEARRLAEAEAASRDDISEELYDQQQLENDRLYEEARKKKKGKQKSQKRFSA, from the coding sequence ATGGCATCCGATATTACACCTGAATCGCTTAAAGAATGGCGAAAAGAACAGAAGATGACCCAAACTGAAATGGGCTCTCTGATGGGCTGGGAAAAACTTGTCGTAACAAATATAGAGACCGGGAGACGAAAAATCAGTGACGCCGAACAAAGGCTGTTAAAATTGCTTATCCATGGCGAGTTACCCTTTAATGCACCTGTTTCAGATGACGTACTTGAATTCGATCAAGATGAGTGGGGATTAATCCATCGCATGGCACAAAGAGAGGGCTACAGTGATGCGAAGGATTGGATTGTAAGTAAAATTAGGGCTTACCTTTCGATGCTGCCTAAGCAGAGTGAGGATATACCAGCCATTGAAGACCTCAAACCCGACCCAATCCCAGCAATTCCAGGAGCCGCAAGTAAGCCGACTTACACGCTCGAAGAAGCGAGACGACTAGCTGAGGCCGAGGCTGCTTCTCGGGATGACATTTCGGAGGAGCTTTACGATCAACAACAACTTGAGAATGATCGTCTTTATGAGGAAGCTCGCAAAAAGAAGAAGGGTAAGCAGAAAAGTCAGAAACGGTTTTCAGCTTAG